The Methanomassiliicoccales archaeon genome has a segment encoding these proteins:
- a CDS encoding MBL fold metallo-hydrolase produces the protein MKVTVYGGAGVIGGNKVHVDLGDRGLFFDFGEPFDVGKKYCAEFIRPRAARGLRDYLRLGMLPALDCYRPDLYPGDLTPSDMTPVRVDALFLSHAHFDHYGNVGFLRRDIPIVASPMTYAILRAYSELGKANASTELFDHVLREEMEGESRVLVTPRTKDKEVQGRKWVLTGEVIEDDPQWRKGTASEVVCGDGTINGIEYRAFPVDHSVYGATAFAVRRGKSDWLVYSGDLRMHGSRGEMTAHFADAARELSPKALVIEGTRIGRSAEDAEITESMVRESCRAAVEEGKGLTIADFSANNFERLDTFISIARSTGKRMVVTSKDVAFLESISKVDGNVRKDDLYVYRSLSETDLGVVDGLREKGWQVADPDDIAKSPDEYMLCFSFWDMTKLLDLEWKGGTYIYSNSEAYDLKQVDNLQKLMNWIDLFGFRCRGLAMKDGELEFEKGFHSSGHLSLPHLWRVVEQISPEVVIPVHCADPENFASLCPVRTVLPVKGQAIDI, from the coding sequence ATGAAGGTCACGGTATACGGCGGGGCTGGAGTCATCGGCGGCAACAAGGTCCATGTGGACCTGGGCGACCGCGGGTTGTTCTTCGATTTCGGCGAACCGTTCGACGTGGGCAAGAAGTACTGCGCCGAGTTCATCAGGCCGCGGGCGGCCCGGGGGCTGCGGGATTACCTACGCCTGGGCATGCTCCCGGCCCTGGACTGCTATCGACCTGACCTCTACCCTGGCGACCTGACGCCCTCGGATATGACCCCGGTCAGGGTGGACGCACTCTTCCTATCGCACGCGCATTTCGATCACTATGGGAACGTCGGTTTCCTCCGCCGGGACATCCCCATCGTGGCCAGCCCCATGACCTACGCCATATTGAGGGCTTACAGCGAGCTGGGGAAGGCCAACGCCTCCACCGAGCTCTTCGACCACGTGCTGCGGGAAGAAATGGAGGGGGAATCGAGGGTCCTGGTCACCCCTCGGACCAAGGACAAGGAGGTGCAGGGGCGCAAGTGGGTCCTCACCGGCGAGGTCATCGAGGACGACCCACAGTGGAGGAAGGGCACGGCCTCCGAGGTGGTCTGCGGCGACGGAACGATCAACGGCATCGAATACCGGGCCTTCCCGGTCGACCATTCGGTCTACGGCGCCACTGCCTTCGCCGTGCGCCGGGGGAAGAGCGATTGGCTGGTCTATTCCGGGGACCTCCGGATGCACGGCTCGCGGGGCGAGATGACCGCGCATTTCGCGGACGCCGCCAGAGAGCTCTCCCCTAAAGCGCTGGTGATCGAGGGCACGCGCATAGGACGCTCCGCGGAGGACGCCGAGATCACCGAATCGATGGTGCGGGAGAGCTGCCGGGCGGCGGTGGAGGAGGGGAAGGGATTGACCATCGCCGACTTCTCGGCCAACAACTTCGAGCGGCTGGACACGTTCATCTCCATCGCCAGGAGCACGGGCAAGAGGATGGTGGTCACCTCCAAGGACGTGGCCTTCCTCGAGAGCATATCCAAGGTCGACGGCAACGTGCGCAAGGACGACCTTTACGTGTACCGCTCGCTCAGCGAGACTGACCTGGGCGTGGTGGACGGGCTGCGGGAGAAGGGCTGGCAGGTGGCCGACCCCGACGACATAGCCAAGAGCCCGGACGAGTACATGCTGTGCTTCTCCTTCTGGGACATGACCAAGCTCCTGGACCTGGAATGGAAGGGCGGGACCTACATTTACTCCAACAGCGAGGCCTACGACCTCAAACAGGTGGACAACCTGCAGAAGCTGATGAATTGGATAGACCTGTTCGGCTTCCGATGCCGGGGATTGGCGATGAAGGACGGGGAGTTGGAGTTCGAGAAGGGCTTTCATTCCTCGGGGCACTTGTCGCTGCCGCACCTCTGGCGCGTGGTGGAGCAGATCTCGCCCGAGGTGGTCATACCAGTGCATTGCGCGGACCCCGAGAATTTCGCCTCCCTATGCCCGGTGAGGACGGTGCTGCCGGTCAAAGGCCAGGCCATCGATATCTAG
- a CDS encoding 3-isopropylmalate dehydratase large subunit: protein MAAKTFAQKVLSRASGKEAYPGDIVSAKIDLTMSHENAALVLRSFKEMGAKQVWDPEKVVLLFDHRIPANTTKTAEGHRSVRQFVRQEGLPNFYDLREGICHQVLPEKGHALPGRLIVGTDSHTTTYGAFGAFSTGIGATEMAAVWATGELWMKVPHTFRFHLNGKLEGPVSAKDVILHLIGKMGADGCDYRCAEFTGPVVDDMSMSGRMTMCNMSMEMGAKAGVTFPDAKTKDYLKGRTEVPWQPVLTDEGAEVEKNIDLDLTGLSPQVAYPHSVDNVKAVEEMAGIPVDQAVIGSCTNGRAEDLLAAEKVLHGRKIPDTVRLIVVPASREVYLWAADSGILSSLVRSGAIVTNPGCGPCLGAHQGLLAAGERCIATTNRNFKGRMGSPDSEVYLASPATVAASALKGVIADPREA, encoded by the coding sequence ATGGCAGCCAAGACCTTCGCTCAGAAGGTGCTATCCCGGGCCAGCGGAAAAGAGGCCTACCCAGGTGACATAGTCTCGGCCAAGATCGACCTGACCATGTCCCACGAGAACGCCGCCCTGGTCCTGAGGTCCTTCAAGGAGATGGGGGCCAAGCAGGTCTGGGACCCGGAAAAGGTCGTCCTGCTTTTCGACCACCGCATCCCGGCCAACACCACCAAGACCGCCGAGGGCCACCGATCCGTTCGTCAGTTCGTACGGCAGGAAGGCCTGCCCAACTTCTATGACCTGAGGGAAGGCATCTGCCATCAGGTGCTGCCGGAGAAGGGGCACGCCCTGCCTGGAAGGCTCATCGTCGGTACAGATTCCCACACCACCACCTACGGCGCTTTCGGCGCTTTCTCCACTGGGATAGGAGCCACGGAGATGGCCGCGGTATGGGCCACCGGTGAGCTGTGGATGAAGGTTCCGCACACGTTCAGGTTCCACCTCAACGGAAAGCTGGAAGGGCCGGTCTCGGCCAAGGATGTCATACTTCACCTCATCGGCAAGATGGGCGCGGACGGCTGCGATTACCGCTGCGCGGAGTTCACCGGTCCGGTGGTCGACGACATGTCCATGTCCGGCCGCATGACCATGTGCAACATGAGCATGGAGATGGGGGCCAAGGCAGGCGTGACCTTCCCGGACGCCAAGACCAAGGACTATCTCAAGGGCAGGACGGAAGTGCCCTGGCAGCCCGTGCTGACCGACGAGGGAGCGGAGGTGGAGAAGAACATCGACCTGGACCTGACCGGGCTTTCGCCGCAGGTAGCCTACCCGCATTCCGTGGACAATGTGAAGGCGGTGGAGGAGATGGCTGGCATCCCTGTCGACCAGGCCGTGATCGGCTCCTGCACCAACGGCCGGGCCGAGGACCTGCTGGCAGCCGAGAAGGTCCTGCACGGTCGCAAGATACCTGACACCGTCCGGCTGATAGTGGTCCCGGCGTCCCGCGAGGTGTACCTGTGGGCGGCGGACAGCGGGATACTGTCATCGTTGGTCAGGTCCGGGGCCATAGTCACCAATCCCGGCTGCGGGCCGTGCCTGGGCGCGCACCAGGGCCTGCTGGCCGCCGGGGAGAGATGCATCGCCACCACTAACCGCAACTTCAAGGGGAGGATGGGCTCCCCGGACTCCGAGGTCTACTTGGCCTCGCCAGCCACCGTAGCCGCTTCGGCTCTAAAAGGGGTCATAGCCGACCCCCGGGAGGCCTGA
- a CDS encoding 3-isopropylmalate dehydratase small subunit has product MRGKVWRYGDHINTDVIIPGRYLDDYDPKNLAKHALEDLDVTFAKGVAYGDIIVAGRNFGCGSSREQAPLALKYAGVGAVVAPSFARIFYRNAINVGLPVIECDATDMFNKGDVALINLEKGIIVNESNGRKGRFEPLPEFLLVILKEGGLVPYIAKRLR; this is encoded by the coding sequence ATGAGGGGCAAGGTCTGGAGGTACGGAGACCATATCAACACCGACGTGATCATCCCCGGGCGATACCTGGACGACTACGACCCGAAGAACCTGGCCAAGCACGCCCTGGAGGACCTGGACGTCACATTCGCCAAAGGGGTCGCTTACGGCGACATCATCGTGGCCGGGAGGAACTTCGGCTGCGGTTCCAGCCGAGAGCAGGCACCGCTAGCGCTGAAATACGCTGGAGTAGGCGCGGTGGTGGCACCAAGCTTCGCCCGCATATTCTATCGCAACGCCATCAACGTCGGCCTTCCGGTGATAGAATGCGACGCCACCGACATGTTCAACAAGGGCGATGTGGCGCTGATCAATCTGGAAAAGGGGATAATCGTCAACGAGTCCAACGGCCGCAAGGGCAGGTTCGAGCCCTTGCCGGAGTTCTTGTTGGTAATTCTCAAGGAAGGAGGGCTGGTTCCCTACATCGCCAAGAGGCTGCGATAG
- a CDS encoding DNA-directed RNA polymerase subunit K has translation MKYTRFEKARIIGARALQISLGAPVLLEIPEGMIDPFAISQLEFDRGVIPITVKRDI, from the coding sequence ATGAAGTATACAAGATTTGAAAAGGCGCGAATCATCGGTGCCAGGGCACTCCAGATATCCCTGGGTGCGCCTGTTCTTCTGGAGATTCCCGAAGGAATGATCGATCCGTTCGCCATTTCTCAGCTTGAGTTCGACAGGGGCGTTATCCCGATTACCGTAAAACGCGATATATGA
- the rpsB gene encoding 30S ribosomal protein S2, with amino-acid sequence MSDESKTELLVPEDVYLTSGVHIGTQQKSADMKGFIFKVRTDGLYVMDVKQTDVRIRAAAKFLARFKTDRILIVSARQYGQKPVRIMSKAIGAMYFEERLIPGSLTNPVLNRFIEPDVIVVTDPAADQQAVAEALNIGIPIVALCDANNETRNVDLVIPTNNKGRRSLACVYWLLTREILKEQGKLTRNEDFKLNIDDFEASL; translated from the coding sequence ATGAGCGACGAGTCCAAGACCGAGCTTCTCGTACCAGAGGACGTTTATCTGACCTCTGGTGTTCACATTGGCACCCAGCAGAAGAGTGCTGACATGAAGGGTTTCATCTTCAAGGTCAGGACCGACGGCCTTTACGTCATGGACGTAAAGCAGACCGACGTCCGCATCCGCGCCGCGGCCAAGTTCCTGGCCCGCTTCAAGACCGACCGTATATTGATCGTCTCTGCCAGGCAGTACGGGCAGAAGCCGGTCAGGATCATGTCCAAGGCCATCGGGGCCATGTACTTCGAGGAGAGGCTCATACCCGGATCCCTGACCAACCCAGTGCTTAACCGCTTCATCGAGCCAGATGTCATCGTGGTCACCGACCCCGCCGCCGACCAGCAGGCGGTCGCCGAGGCCCTGAACATCGGAATTCCGATCGTGGCCCTGTGCGACGCCAATAACGAGACGAGGAACGTCGACCTGGTCATACCGACCAACAACAAGGGCCGCCGCTCCCTGGCCTGCGTCTACTGGTTGCTGACCCGCGAGATCCTGAAGGAGCAGGGGAAGCTGACCCGGAACGAGGATTTCAAGCTGAACATCGACGACTTCGAAGCCAGCCTGTAA
- the amrB gene encoding AmmeMemoRadiSam system protein B has translation MVRRAAVAGQFYSSSREALLKEVEGCFLSPLGPGHMPQVVKKGERRLVGAVAPHAGLVFSGPVAAHVYAEMAKDGIPETVVIIGPNHTGYGRAVSACSEDFETPLGTVKVDREIVARLRGVVEIDRTAHLYEHSLEVQLPFLQYLSSVVKIVPIVMGQQDLVIVRETAKILKEACQGKDILFLASSDFSHYVSAETAKENDGKVLDRILDLDAEGVMEVVEAGDISMCGPGPVATMMLASGGSKARLLHYGNSGDVRPMDQVVGYAAVVVEK, from the coding sequence ATGGTACGCCGTGCGGCCGTGGCCGGACAGTTCTACTCCTCGTCCCGAGAGGCCCTGCTAAAAGAAGTGGAGGGGTGTTTCCTCTCTCCCCTTGGCCCCGGGCACATGCCGCAGGTCGTAAAGAAAGGGGAGCGCCGCTTGGTGGGCGCGGTGGCGCCCCACGCCGGTCTGGTGTTCTCCGGGCCAGTGGCCGCGCACGTCTACGCGGAGATGGCCAAGGACGGGATACCAGAGACCGTGGTGATCATCGGTCCCAACCACACGGGTTATGGGCGGGCGGTCTCAGCTTGCAGTGAGGATTTCGAGACCCCGTTAGGAACCGTTAAAGTGGATCGTGAGATAGTGGCTAGGCTCCGCGGCGTAGTGGAAATTGATCGTACGGCGCACCTGTACGAGCATAGCCTGGAAGTGCAATTGCCTTTCCTACAATACCTGTCCTCAGTGGTCAAGATCGTCCCGATTGTCATGGGGCAACAAGACCTAGTCATAGTCAGGGAGACGGCCAAGATTCTAAAGGAAGCTTGCCAGGGTAAGGACATACTTTTCTTGGCCTCATCTGATTTCTCGCATTACGTCTCCGCCGAGACGGCCAAGGAGAACGACGGCAAGGTGCTCGATCGCATCCTGGACCTTGATGCGGAAGGTGTGATGGAGGTGGTGGAAGCGGGCGACATCAGCATGTGCGGTCCGGGTCCTGTGGCTACCATGATGTTAGCATCCGGTGGAAGCAAAGCACGCCTGCTCCATTACGGCAATTCCGGGGACGTCCGCCCCATGGACCAGGTAGTGGGATACGCGGCTGTTGTCGTTGAAAAGTGA